From Phalacrocorax carbo chromosome 8, bPhaCar2.1, whole genome shotgun sequence, a single genomic window includes:
- the KIFC3 gene encoding kinesin-like protein KIFC3, whose product MITSCKTWDLGSMPSTRATWKTKDLAPDGRGQDTLVTGSRAGASPQVPLLPALVHHKILSVSWPDAANPRRLCLALQALQGTADKRQEESLHQAPTPAIEEPLASPHEPATATLVQAASTMNLEKAGGRLCGGKRASLPAAQPFPVIQKAMTSMAHLQEKLWLQEELLGLQEKLTARESDELSRSLQLQDQVETLKAKVLEQAQEISRLRSELGGTDVEKHRDLLVAENERLRQEMKACEGELRELRRQQQVPCRDCAHLPENTRLQERLSQLQREAEEMRTKLVELDLEVQQKTNRLAEVELRLKDSLAERAEEEERLSRRLRDSQETIASLKSQPQQIKYVIKTVEVESAKAKQALCESQSRNQYLQEQVGMQRQVLKEMEQQLQSSQKTVAQLRAQIMIYETELERAHGQMLEEMQAMEEEKNRAIEEAFSRAQVEMKAVHENLAGVRTNLLTLQPALRTLTHDYNSLKRQVRDFPLLLQETLRSARAEIGQAIEDVHSTNRELLRKYRRELQLRKKCHNELVRLKGNIRVFGRVRPITKEDGEGPEAANVVTFDADDDAVLHLLHKGKQVSFELDKVFPPQASQEEVFQEVQALVTSCIDGYNVCIFAYGQTGAGKTYTMEGTAANPGINQRALQLLFSEVRGKAADWDYAISVSVAEIYNEALRDLLGKEPQEKLEIKLCPDGSGQLYVPGLTEFSVQSVEDINKVFEFGHVNRATECTNLNEHSSRSHALFIVTVCGIDRSTGLRTTGKLNLVDLAGSERVGRSGAEGSRLREAQYINKSLSALGDVIYALRSRQGHVPFRNSKLTYLLQDSLSGDSKTLMMVQVSPAEKNTSETLCSLKFAERVRSVELGPVSRRAELASWPSQEQLEGDSPGTTASSGRGHASPSPGQLSSRAASIRRKLQTSGKLRPVPV is encoded by the exons ATGATCACATCCTGCAAAACCTGGGATCTAGGATCCATGCCCTCCACAAGAGCCACCTGGAAGACGAAGGACCTTGCCCCAGACG GCCGTGGGCAGGACACGCTTGTCACCGGGAGCAGAGCAGGTGCCTCTCCCCAGgttcctctgctgcctgcactggttCACCATAAAATCCTCAGCGTGAGCTGGCCAGACGCTGCAAATCCCCGCAGGCTCTGCCTGGCTCTCCAG GCCCTGCAGGGGACAGCGGACAAGCGGCAGGAGGAGAGCCTGCACCAGGCCCCAACACCAGCCATAGAGGAGCCACTAGCATCTCCCCACGAGCCAGCCACTGCCACGCTGGTGCAGGCAGCCTCCACCATGAACCTGGAGAAAGCAG GAGGGAGGCTCTGTGGTGGGAAACGTGCCAgcctgccagcagcccagccctTCCCGGTGATCCAGAAGGCGATGACCTCCATGGCGCATCTGCAGGAGAagctgtggctgcaggaggagctgctggggctgcaggagaagcTCACTGCCCGGGAGAGCGATGAGCTCTCCCGttctctccagctgcaagaCCAG GTTGAAACTCTGAAGGCAAAGGTCCTGGAGCAGGCGCAGGAGATCAGCCGGCTGCGCTCGGAGCTG GGTGGCACGGACGTGGAGAAGCACCGGGACCTGCTGGTGGCTGAGAACGAGCGCTTGCGGCAGGAGATGAAGGCGTGTGAGGGGGAGCTGCGAGAGctgcggcggcagcagcaggtgccaTGCCGGGACTGTGCCCACCTCCCG GAGAACACCAGGCTGCAGGAGcggctgtcccagctgcagagggaggcagaggagatgCGGACGAAGCTGGTGGAGCTAGACCTGGAGGTGCAGCAGAAGACAAACCGCTTGGCTGAGGTGGAACTGCGTCTCAAGGACTCCCTGGCTGAGAGAGCCGAAGAGGAGGAGCGGCTCAGCCGGCGGCTGCGGGATAGCCAGGAGACCATCGCCAGCCTCAagtcccagccccagcagatAAAG TACGTCATCAAGACTGTGGAGGTGGAGTCAGCCAAAGCGAAGCAAGCCCTGTGCGAGAGCCAGTCCCGAAACCAGTACCTGCAGGAGCAGGTGGGGATGCAGAGGCAGGTGCTGAAGGAGATGGAGCAACAGCTGCAGAGCTCCCAAAAGACGGTGGCTCAGCTCCGAGCTCAG ATCATGATATATGAGACCGAGCTGGAGCGAGCCCATGGGCAGATGCTGGAGGAGATGCAGGccatggaggaggagaagaaccGTGCCATCGAAGAGGCATTTTCCCGTGCCCAAGTGGAGATGAAGGCAGTGCATGAAAATCTGGCAG GTGTACGGACCAACCTGCTGAcgctgcagccagctctgcgCACCCTCACCCATGACTACAACAGCCTGAAGCGTCAGGTCCGCGActtccccctgctcctccagGAGACCCTGCGGAGCGCCAGGGCTGAG ATCGGCCAGGCCATCGAGGATGTGCACAGCACCAACCGGGAGCTGCTGCGCAAGTACCGGCGGGAGCTGCAACTCCGCAAGAAGTGTCACAATGAGCTGGTGCGGCTGAAAG GAAACATCCGTGTTTTTGGGCGAGTCCGTCCCATCACAAAGGAGGACGGTGAGGGCCCAGAGGCAGCCAATGTGGTGACCTTCGATGCTGATGATGATGCTGTCCTGCATCTCCTGCACAAGGGGAAGCAGGTGTCCTTCGAGCTGGATAAGGTCTTCCCCCCACAAGCGTCCCAGGAGGAG GTGTTTCAGGAGGTTCAAGCCCTGGTCACCTCCTGCATTGATGGCTACAACGTCTGCATCTTCGCCTATGGGCAGACAGGGGCAGGAAAAACCTACACAATGGAG GGGACAGCAGCAAACCCAGGGATCAACCAGCGGgccctgcagctcctcttcTCTGAGGTGCGGGGCAAGGCAGCCGACTGGGACTACGCCATCAGTGTCAGCGTCGCCGAGATTTACAACGAGGCTCTCAG GGACTTGCTAGGGAAGGAGCCACAGGAGAAGCTGGAGATCAAGCTGTGCCCCGACGGCAGCGGGCAGCTCTATGTGCCCGGACTGACTGAGTTCAGTGTGCAGAGCGTGGAGGACATCAACAAG GTCTTCGAGTTCGGCCATGTCAACCGGGCGACGGAGTGCACCAACCTGAATGAGCACAGCTCCCGCTCCCACGCCCTCTTCATTGTCACTGTCTGTGGCATTGACCGTAGCACAGGGCTCCGCACCACAG GGAAGCTGAACCTGGTGGACCTGGCAGGATCGGAGCGGGTCGGGCGGTCAGGTGCAGAGGGCAGCCGGCTCCGCGAGGCACAGTACATCAACAAGTCCCTCTCGGCATTGGGTGATGTCATTTATGCCCTGCGCTCCCGGCAGGGCCATGTGCCCTTCCGCAACTCCAAGCTGACCTACCTGCTGCAGGACTCGCTCAGCGGTGACAGCAAGACCCTCATGATGGTGCAG GTTTCCCCTGCTGAGAAAAACACCAGCGAGACACTGTGCTCCCTGAAGTTTGCTGAGAGGGTTCGCTCTGTGGAGCTGGGTCCTGTCTCCcgcagggctgagctggcctcctggcccagccaggagcagctggag GGTGACTCACCAGGAACCACAGCATCCTCTGGCCGGGGCCATGcgtcccccagcccagggcagctctccagccgtGCCGCCTCCATCCGCAGGAAGCTCCAGACCTCAG GGAAGCTGAGGCCAGTCCCTGTGTGA